In Gossypium arboreum isolate Shixiya-1 chromosome 3, ASM2569848v2, whole genome shotgun sequence, the sequence CAATCACTTTTGTATTTGAAAATGCAGATGAACTCAAGTAATCCAGGTACAAGTCAGGGGGCTGCCACATCCGAGAGCAACAACCTACCGATGGCAAGGCCGTCAACAAGTTCAGCTTTTGGAGGAACCCGTGGCTCCAGCAGTTGCAGTGATCTTGTGTTCATGGAACAAGCTTTCCTTGTGGGGAGCGACCAAGGAAGGCTAGCTGCAGCTAGCAAGGCTGATCTTGAGTTGCTGGCCCACAACAGAGGCAATGCCATGCAACGGtacaaagagaagaagaaaacacgaaggttgttttttctttttttcgttTGGTTCTTTTCATGTTATCATCTACctaataaattggttttatcaaaaTGCCTTCTATTATTGAAATTGGAGGTGTGCCATGAACAGGTATGATAAACACATACGGTATGAATCGAGGAAGGCAAAAGCAGATAGTAGGACGCGAGTGAAAGGTCGATTTGTGAAGGCTACCGATTCTCCTGATGGTTAAAGATGTACTTGACTGTTGTATAATAATTCGTATGTTCCTTTACAGTAAATGTAATTTAGCATTTCAAGTTTCTGGTTCCCATCATATTCAAAGTTGTACCAACAGATAGGGTATTCTGAACCATGGTAAAGCGGAGGCCGGGACAGAGGATGTTCGGCTTGTGGCTCGTCTCGATGCGGTGAAGTCGTCTAAAGCATATTATGGGGCTCAAAATTCGATGTTGGCACCGAACTCAAGGTCATGACTTGGTTTACTTCTCTCCCCTTTTATCTTCGGATTCAAAGTAATAGAGTTGATTTAAGCAGTAAACGGTTCAAGCAACTTGTATATATGCTCAAGCATAAGctaagcttcaaaaattttgtCTAACGCTTTGGTTTTTACTCAATAACAGAACAATGGTATTTGCTTTGCCAATATAGTTGCCTTCCAAATTTTGCTCTTGTTTCATGGAATAAGGTTTGCATATCAAGTTTTTCTCTGGCTTTGCTTTCAATATTTTGCAGATTTGAACATGAACATGCGAAGACCTAAATATCCGATGGCACCGTGAAAAACCGAAATAAGCGAGAGGCAGGCGAAAGGAATTTAAAGATGACTTGGGATTTGGGGCTTCAGTTAAGCTTTTGTCTAAAGGAGCCTTCAGGTAATAGATAGGGTACAAGATCTGTATGCGAGTAGAGTAGAGGTTATGTCTTGAATTCATCTCCAAGTTCTATAGAAGATTTGATTGCTAAGTGGCAAAACCTGTCACTGAGACTGTGCAGCAACTTTTACTTTTTAAGGGTTTTAGGTATGGATTTTAAGAATCATATCTTCAAAGCCAACCAGATTTGTCCGTAGTTAATCATTAACCAAAAGACAAGAAACACAGTTTTCCACCTTCCACTCAAAGTTTTCAAGTTGGCAGAAAAAATACAGCACACGTCTGTGAAAGACCGTTCCTGTTTTTCCCATTGCATTATAAATGATTGTCCATTTAGGTAAAATCCCCATTGACAAAACTTACCTTTGTTAATTTGATACACCATAAAACCCGTCTCAACCATATTCATAATGCATGAGCAGCACATTAAACTTATTTTAGATTACAGGAAATGCTGACCCTATCTTTCGTGGTTGGGTTATGGATTTGGAGGGTCCAGGCCTAGACACAGGAATGTGACTCATACTCTATGGAACTCAGACTCGGCCATGAGCCCTAGATATTAGCATGTTCACTTTCTCAAAAGTTACAACTCAATACCCATGTTTGTAATACCCATGTTTGTTGCATTCTTCAAACATGGGTATTTCAAGAACAATAAAACTTCCAAGTAATGTACTCATATACTTACGAAAAAACGAAACCATAAGACAAAAAAATCTGCCTATACTGCCAAATATTACTAGGTAATTTGCATAGGGTAAAAGAATTGAATTGTCTACTAATACCTTGGCTAAAATACAAAATTCCTCAAAAACGATGGAACGCATGGCAAGTATTTGACTGATTCATGCCAAGGTTCATCAAAATATAGACAAGTGGCTAAAGATGTAACAATGAtatagaaagaaaaaacaaacagTAATATACGCACATATCTGCACCAGTATGTCACGATAAAGACGATCGTAGCCCCCATGGGTTAGGAATGAAATCAGTACTAGAATTAGATATAAACAATCAGTTCCTGCATCAATCACAGGCCAACAGTCAGAAatagagaaaaaagaaaataaatagaagGTTCACCAGAATGTATGATATACAATTGTTCATGCTATTGAACCATAGACCATGCATGCCAGGGATAATACCAAAGAAGACCATCAAAAGTCTCTAAAGCTGCTGCtagttaaaaaaaaattactggAAACAACAAAATAAAGATGTCTGCATGACATGAAAATTCCAAAACTCCTTCTAAACATCAAAGATCTATGCATCTCAATAAACTTGGAAAATTCAACATCAGTGCAGATGAGGGCTGGACAGGCAAGACACCAAAGTTCATTGCGAATTTACAGAATTTAAAGCATATATTCGACTTCTAAATATACACTACAGAAATATGTTATTAGCTGCATAGGTGTCATGAACAAACTATCAGACCGACCCACTCCCAGCACAGTAGAATATTGGGATGCACTCTCTTTATTCACAATTTTCATAGTGAAAAAATGGCTCAAGTTTTAATATTTTGAGGCATATTCAGTTTTAACTTTTTATCTAgtatttgaaaagttataaaaagTATATATTGAGAATGAAAATTGCTCAAGGATAGATGAACTGGTAAAGTCATCTCATCAATTGTTTCCCTGGATAGTACCAATCCACTCACTGGAACTTCAATCATTTCTGTACAAGTTCTTCTAAATGGATAAAAGGAAACAAAAGGATTGTGTTTTGATTACCTATTAACAGACTTCGAACTAGTTGATGATGGCTGGATTTGAGCTAAAGATATTGGTGTCAAAGGAGGTGAGGCAACATCTTGAGACATCCCTGAAACGATAGCAGTTTCCAGAGGCTTGAACACAGGTAATGACATCACTCTACGGTCTCTTGAGGGTATGGAGAAACTGCGAGTCACAACATCTGGAGGTTGTGGCAGTGGAGAGGCAGCTCTCGACACTGCTGATTTATTTGTAGCAGAGAGCACTTGCCCTCTAGGCATCAAGGGGCCTGAATAACCAACCAAACCTAAAGGACTTGAAGACTTGGAGGCTGAAGTGGCTGGGGGTCTAGGAAGTTCATGAAGCTCACTAATTTTAGGAGAGGAAACAAATGGAGGGGAAGCATTTGGTGATACTTTTGGAGATGCTGCTTGCAGTTGAGACATTGGATTTCTCAAAATTGGCCCAGAGAACAATTGGGGATGTTCAACCGAAACTGGTTTGCTAGGCCACTGTTTACTTGTCAATGGACCAGAAAAGGCTTGTCTTTTAATTTTCTTGGAATCAGAAGCAGCAGCTGGACTAACTCGTGAAAGTAAAACCTTATCAGCCAAAGGAGGGGGTAGTTGAGTTGATGAAGCAGGCTTATTGCTCTCTCTCAGTACTGCCTGAGCATTTATAACAGCAGATCCAGAAATTTTTTCATCTCTCAAAAGCCTCTGATATTTATGAAGTTCAAGTGGAGATGAATGCCAAATTGTCTCGTAAGATTGAGGAGCAGGTTTACCCAATCCAATAGAACCTTTTGTAGCAACTGGTGTAGGTAATACATATGAGCTGGATTTTCGTGACGGTAATGGTTGAATTTTCTCAGAAGACTCAGATTTATTCTCAGCAAAAAGTGGGGCTGATTGGCTGCTATTCCTTATTTCCCCTCTAAATGAAAAAGAATGACGATTGCTTCTTTCTAGATTTTCCTGTAACAAAAGGAGCAGTAAATATACTAGCAATAAAGTACATGTCAGCTGCAAATGGGGGGAACAAGATAAAATGCAAATGAGGTTATAATGTTGCTTATGTGGAAGCATGTCATAAATTTTCAGCTAAAGTCCAGTGAAAACTGATATGTAATAGGATGAATGGTTTTGTTAAGTGGTATTATCCTACATCTTTTGGTCTTATATTAAAGTTGGGCCTCTCCGTCTAGCCAATTGATTTTAGGTTGGATGCTTTAACATAAAGCCCAAGTTCTATTATGTTGTTCTTCCTGCCTACCCAAGTGAGGTTGCCCACCTATGGAGGCTCTACGTTGAGGGGATTCTTAAGTGGAGTTATCTCACATGAGTTGAGTATTGGGTTTATTGTGGTGTTGTATTAAAGTTGGAACTCTCTATCTACAGCCAATTAGTTGTAGGCAGGATGCTTAACAAAAAGATTTGATGGTAAAATCCTAAAGATGGAAGGGGCAAGAAAAAAAAACATCACATAGCTTAAAAACCAATATCATTTTCCAACACAGATCAAAGACCTATAATATGGAATGCAATAAATGGAATCAATAATTATCGGGAGGGGGTTACTTGATTGCTCTGTATGCACATTTACATAATCAAATTTGCAATATGTAGGTAACATGACTTTTTTACCTTCGAAGCCTCCAAGATTGCAACTTGGGGAAATGTAAGGCCTACTTGATCCAACTGCAAAATCACAAGAAAAATTATTGCCCAAACAGAACTCACATGGAATCAGTTCTACAATTAATTCATTTAGAGGCACAAATAGAATTAAATCATATTTTCTTGTTCCTGTGTGAGGTCCATAGAGAAGTCTTTATAACAATCAGGAGAATGGAATCCATTCTACacacaaaacacaaaagaaaaataACAATTGCACTTCAGCAGGGAAGTTGGTTAGCTTTTCTTATCCACAAATAACATGTTAAATAATCACCTCCATTGAGTGCCGTGAAGTAGGAACCATGTTCTGATCTTGATCATCTAATCCATAGTCAAAGCTCAGCTCACCATCATCCTTGTCATCATAATCATCACTATAGTAATCGTCATCATcgttttcataattttcattatCATCACCATTGTCCCTATCATCATCTTCAAGTCCACTGAAGCGATAATCAATGTGCTGCTGTTCAGTGACCTTCTGCACGTGTGGCTCTATTTCTTCAAGAGACTTAAGAGCCTTCCTAAAAAAGTTCAGCTGCTTTCAAGCAAAAGGAAATAGATCAATAATCAACAATAGAAAGAATTAGAAAGTTCAACAAAGCAGGAGGAAAAGAAACCTGAGCAGCATGGTGTCGTGCTGCTTGTGTAAGAAGGCTTCTTGATTGTCCTTGCTTTAGAGACTTCAATCGGAAAACAAATAAAGTCGCCTCATCATCATATTCATCATGTGCTACTTGTAATTGCTGCATGGAAAAGTTATCCCCTTTCCGACCTTTTGACCTTCCTTTTTCTTTGTATCTCATTGCCATGTGCTCGTACACATTTCTGTAGGAGACAGACCAAAGATCAGAAGCTATTATCTTTGGAAGATGAACTTTGTGCATGTCTATTtgttaaaaaaacaaataaataaacttGGACCTTTTTTCTTCACATTGCCTCTTCATCTCCTGCATCAACAGACGGGGGAATTCAATATTATATCATTTAAAAATGCAACAGGCTCTATAGTACATAATGCAATTTTTTTTTGTAACTAAAACAATGTGATTCACCAATAAAAATTTAAGCTTTTGTTGATAATATTCATATAATACCTAAGAAAACGATGATACATGTACATGtccaaaaaatagaaaataaacgaCATTTAAAACAAATACTATTATGATCAAATAATTGACCACTACGTTGACAAGAGTCAAAAGCCAAACCAGAAGTGACAGAGCTTCAGATGATTAAAATAGCAAAATTTGCAGCAAAAGACCAAAACAAATGTGCCAATAATTCGATGAATTCCTTAAGAACAAACCTCAACTGTTCGAAGTTCATTAAGAAGAGACTCTGATGGGATTGTGATTGTCTGCGATATATGAGACCGCTGAAGGATGCAAAATAAATATCCAGTAGCAGAGGAAAGAAGTAAGATGTAAGATTTAATTAGAAATTTCAGAtcataacttaaaaaaaaaatgaaaacagaagaagaaaagaaaagaggactCACATAGCTGTCAAGAAGTTTCTGGAGTTTGAACTGTACTTTTCCTAGCATTAGTAATACTTTACCTGCCCAGGAACAAATGCAGCATATTTTCAGCCATCCATTTCTGAAATTGTTTGCGGCTATATATAACAGACCATGTATTCTGTTCAAGAAGAAATATAATGCATACTATCTGGATGTGCCAAAGTGGGTAAAATAGGTCCTATGCTATCAGATTTAGAGAAGGAAAAAAATCATCTTCCTAAAACATGAGAGATTGAAGGTAACAACCGAAAAGATGCATTCCAAATTCGGATATGCTATATGTGAATAAGCTAAGACTTGTACTGTATTCAACTAAAACACAAGAAGAACTTCAAAACTGGTAGTTTATGGAGGAAAAACTAATTCACTGGCAAGTTAATGAGTTCAATTGTAAAGTCTTACACTGAATGTCATCTGTTATTTGTTCATATTAATTGGCAATATTGAGATCAAAGGTATGACAAAACATATTTACTTACCACTTTCTTCATCATCATTTAATGCAGTTTTTGCAAGAAGACAAGTACCCATTTCCCGCAATGAGTCTGAGAATTCTGACAATAGCAGGACCACATGAGAGATCTAAATATTGGCATTGCAGAGTATATAATAATGTCACTCCAAGGCTTGAACTTGAAAAGAAAACTtgattcaacaatggcatttgCATCATGCAGAAACAAGCATTTCAGAACTTTACATGATAATAATGCTAGATGAACTCAAATGTATTCATTACCATGAAAAGAACGAAACATGTCATTGTAAAAGAGcttgaaataatttaaatatatatatataaggagaGCAAGAAACCCTCTAAATGCATAACATGAATGATGAAGAACCAGAACATGCTTCAGGTTGTCTTTGGTAATTTGGATTTCAAAAAATGGACTTGAATTAAA encodes:
- the LOC108486317 gene encoding uncharacterized protein At2g33490 isoform X1 produces the protein MKTSLRRLRGLAHHKHGGEAKQRPDVLALPQLDELAQASQDMQDMRDCYEGLLYAAAATTNCAYEFSDSLREMGTCLLAKTALNDDEESGKVLLMLGKVQFKLQKLLDSYRSHISQTITIPSESLLNELRTVEEMKRQCEEKRNVYEHMAMRYKEKGRSKGRKGDNFSMQQLQVAHDEYDDEATLFVFRLKSLKQGQSRSLLTQAARHHAAQLNFFRKALKSLEEIEPHVQKVTEQQHIDYRFSGLEDDDRDNGDDNENYENDDDDYYSDDYDDKDDGELSFDYGLDDQDQNMVPTSRHSMELDQVGLTFPQVAILEASKENLERSNRHSFSFRGEIRNSSQSAPLFAENKSESSEKIQPLPSRKSSSYVLPTPVATKGSIGLGKPAPQSYETIWHSSPLELHKYQRLLRDEKISGSAVINAQAVLRESNKPASSTQLPPPLADKVLLSRVSPAAASDSKKIKRQAFSGPLTSKQWPSKPVSVEHPQLFSGPILRNPMSQLQAASPKVSPNASPPFVSSPKISELHELPRPPATSASKSSSPLGLVGYSGPLMPRGQVLSATNKSAVSRAASPLPQPPDVVTRSFSIPSRDRRVMSLPVFKPLETAIVSGMSQDVASPPLTPISLAQIQPSSTSSKSVNRN
- the LOC108486317 gene encoding uncharacterized protein At2g33490 isoform X2, with product MKTSLRRLRGLAHHKHGGEAKQRPDVLALPQLDELAQASQDMQDMRDCYEGLLYAAAATTNCAYDSLREMGTCLLAKTALNDDEESGKVLLMLGKVQFKLQKLLDSYRSHISQTITIPSESLLNELRTVEEMKRQCEEKRNVYEHMAMRYKEKGRSKGRKGDNFSMQQLQVAHDEYDDEATLFVFRLKSLKQGQSRSLLTQAARHHAAQLNFFRKALKSLEEIEPHVQKVTEQQHIDYRFSGLEDDDRDNGDDNENYENDDDDYYSDDYDDKDDGELSFDYGLDDQDQNMVPTSRHSMELDQVGLTFPQVAILEASKENLERSNRHSFSFRGEIRNSSQSAPLFAENKSESSEKIQPLPSRKSSSYVLPTPVATKGSIGLGKPAPQSYETIWHSSPLELHKYQRLLRDEKISGSAVINAQAVLRESNKPASSTQLPPPLADKVLLSRVSPAAASDSKKIKRQAFSGPLTSKQWPSKPVSVEHPQLFSGPILRNPMSQLQAASPKVSPNASPPFVSSPKISELHELPRPPATSASKSSSPLGLVGYSGPLMPRGQVLSATNKSAVSRAASPLPQPPDVVTRSFSIPSRDRRVMSLPVFKPLETAIVSGMSQDVASPPLTPISLAQIQPSSTSSKSVNRN